The following coding sequences lie in one Polyangiaceae bacterium genomic window:
- a CDS encoding TIGR02266 family protein, producing MSASDRPSERRLSGRAPIELKVEYKRLNTFFADYTRNISRGGTFITTERPLPVGTEFIFALGIPKLGDPLRLRGKVMWITPTEESTSANPAGMGIEFQFDSDDERKDKIRVVEALLVDELGDHIAERLLGRKPENA from the coding sequence ATGAGCGCTTCCGACCGCCCCTCCGAGCGCCGCCTGTCGGGGCGAGCACCCATCGAGTTGAAGGTCGAGTACAAGCGCTTGAACACGTTCTTCGCGGACTACACCCGCAACATCTCACGGGGCGGCACCTTCATCACCACCGAGCGTCCGTTGCCCGTCGGCACCGAGTTCATATTCGCTCTAGGCATCCCCAAGCTGGGGGATCCCTTGCGCCTGCGGGGCAAGGTGATGTGGATCACACCGACGGAGGAGTCGACCTCGGCGAATCCCGCTGGGATGGGCATCGAGTTTCAGTTCGACAGCGACGACGAGCGCAAGGACAAGATCCGCGTAGTGGAGGCTCTGCTGGTCGACGAGCTGGGCGACCACATCGCAGAACGCCTGCTCGGTCGCAAACCCGAGAACGCCTGA